Below is a window of Lacrimispora xylanolytica DNA.
TGACTATGCCTTCTTATATATGATGATGCAGCTTCCGCCTGATATCCGGGCTCAGCTTATACAGATTTTACCGGAATATTCCCCGGAATATCTGACGTTTACAAACTATACCGTCCGGCAGACTCTGGAAAACCTGGGATTAAGCCAGGGAGCCATCAGCTTGATCTCAGGAGTGGATCCAGGAACCGGAGCTCTGTTTGATATCAGTTACGCCGAAAACGTTCACGAAGAATATACCCTGGATTACCGCAACACCTATAACATAGAAGGCGGAATGGTAAACCTGCCCTACGCCTTTGTAAAGTCCTTCTTTACTGACAATTTAACACAATACGAAAATATCCCCGTCTCACAACTAGGCACGGTCACCTACCGGCCGGGGCAGACAGTCACAGGTATTTATGAGCTGCAAAACAGCAATCAAATTGTCCTGGCGCATCGAAATGTCCGGGATTTAAGCAGAAGCGAAGATGCTTTTGATTACGTAGTATGTGCGATTCCTTACTCCACATTGAGAGAAGTGGATATTAAGCCTCGATTCAGCAATCCAAAAATGCAGGCCATATTAGAATTTAATTATACCAATTCTCAAAAAACTGCCTTTTTGTGCAAAGAACGATTTTGGGAACAGGATACCGATTATGGCCGGATGGTGGGAGGATTTTCCCAGACAGATCTGCCGATTCAATATATCTTCTATCCTGGAGATCACCTTCTATGTCCTGATGTCTCCTCCTGCTCCCCAAATGAGCCGGGAGTACTGACAGCTTCCTATAATTATCATCTAAATGCAACAAGAGTGGGAAATATGGAACCAGTTCTTCGATATGAACTGATTAAAGAGAACGTAGAGGAAGTTCATGGATTGCCAGGAGGATTCTTAGATTCCATTGTAAAAGACCATAAGACAGTGGTTTGGGATAATGAACCTTTTATCCGGGGTGCTTTTGCACAGGCACTTCCAGGTCAGAAAGAATTGTTTTCTTATGAGATGTTAAAGCCTGAATTTAATCAAAGGATTTTCTTTGCCGGAGAACATCTGTCCACAAAACATGGCTGGATGCAGGGGGCGCTGTATACAGGTATGGAGGCAGGGAATCAGCTGGCGAAGGCTTTTCACAGTCAGTCTTATTAATATGCTATTAAAAAATATAAAACCCAGAACATCCACCTGTTTATAAGTTGGATATTCTGGGTTTTCC
It encodes the following:
- a CDS encoding flavin monoamine oxidase family protein — protein: MDIPLNQVLNPTNEQRQDMIKNSLEAAGRPEDYEYITRLLSPPPDITNYAQPGELKGVKIGVIGGGLAGLSTAFELRKLGADITILDSNDRRIGGRVYTYYFDADGKYYNEFGAQRIPATHETTWHYINLFGLNTRPLSVRRRNNFLYVHNTRLRTTDSIEQILYPLYDLTPQERNTPWAELTDYAFLYMMMQLPPDIRAQLIQILPEYSPEYLTFTNYTVRQTLENLGLSQGAISLISGVDPGTGALFDISYAENVHEEYTLDYRNTYNIEGGMVNLPYAFVKSFFTDNLTQYENIPVSQLGTVTYRPGQTVTGIYELQNSNQIVLAHRNVRDLSRSEDAFDYVVCAIPYSTLREVDIKPRFSNPKMQAILEFNYTNSQKTAFLCKERFWEQDTDYGRMVGGFSQTDLPIQYIFYPGDHLLCPDVSSCSPNEPGVLTASYNYHLNATRVGNMEPVLRYELIKENVEEVHGLPGGFLDSIVKDHKTVVWDNEPFIRGAFAQALPGQKELFSYEMLKPEFNQRIFFAGEHLSTKHGWMQGALYTGMEAGNQLAKAFHSQSY